In the Dehalococcoidia bacterium genome, one interval contains:
- a CDS encoding NifU family protein, with translation MREKVEAALTEIRPSLQADGGDVELVDVTDGTVTLKLTGACSGCPMATQTLHQGIERVLKEQIPEIKEVIAV, from the coding sequence ATGCGGGAGAAGGTAGAAGCAGCTCTAACTGAGATAAGGCCGTCATTACAGGCAGATGGCGGCGATGTCGAGCTGGTGGATGTGACCGATGGTACGGTCACGCTGAAGCTGACAGGCGCCTGCAGCGGCTGCCCGATGGCAACCCAGACGTTGCATCAGGGGATTGAGCGCGTGCTCAAAGAGCAGATACCCGAGATCAAAGAAGTGATTGCCGTCTGA
- a CDS encoding FAD/NAD(P)-binding protein gives MKPENPLLPYLATIQDVINLTPDVKLFKLELNDPDIRDSFDYKPGQFIFVSAFGVGEAPFGLTSVSHRKDGLEVAIRQVGTVTASLHQLEPGAIVGVRGPFGNHFPLDDYKGKIIFIIGGGIGFAPLRPIITTILDNRDNYGDLVIINGARSPQDLVFAPEFDAWATAPGTKLELTVDAGDDKWTGRVALIPAVVSELKLSPENAIAITCGPPIMIHFTLIELRKLGFADNQIITTLEGKMKCGLGKCARCNVGEKYICQDGPVFSMEQISELIEQF, from the coding sequence GTGAAGCCTGAGAATCCGCTTCTGCCCTATTTAGCTACAATACAAGATGTGATTAACCTCACACCTGATGTTAAGCTATTTAAGCTAGAGCTGAATGACCCCGATATCAGAGACAGTTTCGACTATAAGCCGGGGCAGTTCATCTTCGTCTCCGCCTTCGGAGTGGGCGAGGCGCCCTTTGGCCTAACCTCAGTATCGCACCGCAAAGACGGCCTGGAGGTTGCCATAAGGCAGGTTGGCACCGTTACCGCTTCCCTTCACCAGCTTGAGCCGGGGGCGATCGTGGGGGTGCGGGGACCCTTTGGCAACCACTTCCCGCTTGATGACTATAAGGGGAAAATCATATTCATTATCGGCGGCGGCATCGGCTTTGCGCCATTGCGTCCGATAATCACCACCATTCTCGACAATAGAGATAACTATGGAGACCTGGTCATCATCAATGGAGCGCGCAGCCCTCAGGACCTGGTCTTCGCACCTGAGTTCGATGCCTGGGCAACGGCACCCGGGACAAAGCTGGAGCTCACCGTCGATGCCGGTGACGATAAATGGACCGGTAGAGTAGCCCTGATTCCCGCAGTGGTGAGTGAACTCAAGCTCTCACCGGAGAATGCCATTGCCATTACCTGCGGCCCGCCTATCATGATCCACTTCACCCTTATTGAGCTAAGGAAGCTGGGCTTCGCCGATAACCAAATCATAACCACGCTAGAGGGCAAGATGAAGTGCGGTTTGGGCAAGTGTGCACGATGTAATGTGGGTGAGAAGTATATCTGCCAGGATGGCCCCGTCTTCTCTATGGAGCAGATCTCAGAGCTAATCGAGCAATTTTAA
- a CDS encoding 4Fe-4S dicluster domain-containing protein → MTQFISKKDLLTWLGQLMDERNLVAPIKVDDLLLSRKIDRVEDIVFDFDNTTLSPKEWFFPPSETLFYINRKNGQVELIPAAIERETAIFGVRPCDARGMAMNDYPFLEEPADALYRQHRDKTTLIGLACLTACPECFCTSMGSGPHDPANLDILLTEVADGYIVQVLTDKGKALLPDKLITTTDVSPPPAPAPSEVPSEGISEKMRRAFDDPFWDRLADRCIHCNICAYVCPTCYCFDVRDYTDKARIERVRSWESCQSPGFTRIAGGYDPRSTKGFRLRQRFAHKLFYFPEQFGALGCVGCGRCVRACPVNIDIREIIQDVQQLGVKSEA, encoded by the coding sequence GTGACACAATTTATATCTAAGAAAGACCTGCTCACCTGGTTGGGTCAATTGATGGACGAACGCAATCTAGTAGCGCCTATCAAGGTGGATGATTTGCTCCTTTCCCGCAAGATCGACCGGGTAGAGGATATCGTCTTCGACTTCGACAATACCACCTTATCTCCCAAAGAGTGGTTCTTCCCTCCTTCTGAAACCCTGTTCTATATTAACAGGAAGAACGGGCAGGTAGAATTAATACCAGCAGCTATAGAGAGAGAAACAGCGATATTTGGCGTTCGCCCCTGCGATGCCCGGGGTATGGCCATGAACGATTACCCCTTCCTAGAGGAGCCGGCGGATGCATTGTACCGGCAACACCGTGATAAAACTACCCTCATCGGTCTAGCCTGCCTCACCGCTTGCCCCGAGTGCTTCTGCACCAGCATGGGCAGCGGTCCCCACGACCCAGCTAATTTGGATATCCTGCTCACCGAGGTAGCGGACGGCTATATCGTTCAGGTGCTTACGGATAAGGGTAAAGCCCTGTTGCCTGACAAACTGATAACCACGACGGATGTATCACCTCCCCCGGCTCCGGCCCCCTCAGAAGTCCCCAGCGAGGGTATTTCGGAGAAGATGAGACGAGCCTTCGACGACCCCTTCTGGGACCGGCTGGCCGATAGATGCATCCATTGCAATATCTGCGCCTATGTCTGCCCCACATGCTACTGCTTCGATGTTCGGGACTACACCGATAAAGCCAGGATCGAGCGGGTGCGTAGCTGGGAGAGCTGCCAGTCCCCGGGGTTCACCCGCATTGCTGGCGGCTATGACCCCCGCTCCACCAAGGGGTTTCGACTCAGGCAGAGGTTCGCCCACAAGCTATTTTACTTTCCCGAGCAGTTTGGAGCCTTGGGCTGCGTCGGCTGTGGCCGATGTGTCAGGGCCTGCCCGGTAAACATCGATATTCGTGAGATAATACAGGATGTTCAGCAGCTTGGAGTAAAAAGTGAAGCCTGA
- a CDS encoding 2Fe-2S iron-sulfur cluster-binding protein: protein MVTLTIDGREIGAREGETILEAASRVGIEIPALCYHEAISPYGACRLCTVEVNQRGRVRLVASCLFPVEEGLEVKTDSESVRKLRKGIMELLLASCPDSERIQSLASEMGVAQTRFALEDKNCILCGLCVRACQEISEKSIISFVGRGTKRRVATPFYVPSEECIKCQACAYICPTRAIRFEEGKLVLPT, encoded by the coding sequence ATGGTAACCTTAACTATCGACGGCAGAGAAATAGGGGCAAGAGAAGGGGAAACCATACTGGAGGCGGCAAGCCGCGTCGGTATCGAGATACCCGCCCTCTGCTACCACGAGGCCATTTCCCCTTACGGGGCCTGCCGTCTGTGCACCGTGGAGGTAAATCAAAGGGGGCGAGTCAGACTTGTGGCCTCGTGTCTCTTCCCCGTGGAGGAGGGACTGGAGGTAAAGACCGACTCCGAGAGTGTCAGGAAGCTACGCAAAGGGATAATGGAGCTGCTTCTCGCCAGCTGTCCCGATTCCGAGAGGATACAGAGTTTAGCCAGTGAAATGGGAGTCGCCCAAACCAGGTTCGCACTCGAAGATAAAAATTGCATCCTCTGCGGCCTGTGTGTACGGGCCTGCCAGGAAATATCGGAGAAGAGCATAATAAGCTTCGTTGGTCGGGGGACTAAAAGGAGGGTTGCCACCCCCTTCTATGTTCCCTCCGAGGAGTGTATCAAGTGTCAGGCCTGTGCCTATATTTGCCCTACCCGAGCCATCAGATTCGAAGAAGGCAAACTGGTATTGCCGACATAG
- a CDS encoding NADH-quinone oxidoreductase subunit NuoF encodes MVPEKVLGKRINSPLELEALGQSIVAKRDPDKPCVVLCAGTGCRAAGAEEVVDAFREEIKQQGLGDKVEVKATGCHGFCERGPLVVLRPKKIFYQQITKEDIPEIVSESLVNDNIVERLLYTDPATGKKIVYEDDVPFYKKQTRILLGANGEIDPTEIDDYIAIGGYSALAKALFQMSPEEIIEEVKQSGLRGRGGAGFPTYRKWESCRHARGAIKYVICNADEGDPGAYQDRSLLEGNPHSVLEGMIIGAYAIGSHEGYIYVRNEYPLAVRHIERAIEQAAEYGLLGENILGSGFDFSVSINRGGGAFVCGESTALMASLEGKIGEPRAKYIHTVDKGLWDRPSNLNNVKTWASVPLIINKGADWYSQMGTEGTKGTMIFSLVGKVNNTGLIEVPMGTTLREIIYDIGGGIPGGKKFKAVQTGGPSGGCIPEGLLHLPVDFDALTKAGSMMGSGGMIVMDEDTCMVDIARYFLTFLEEESCGKCVPCREGIKRMGQILTGITQGKGKEGDIEILEDLAGVLRDGSLCTLGTTAANPVLTTLRHFRDEYEAHIKEKRCPAAVCQELIQYSIIEEKCPGCALCVKACPEQAITLVAKKQPVILDQSKCIKCGACYDVCKLGAVAKR; translated from the coding sequence ATGGTGCCAGAAAAAGTGCTGGGAAAAAGGATAAACAGTCCCCTCGAACTGGAAGCTCTGGGGCAGTCAATAGTTGCCAAGAGGGACCCCGATAAACCCTGCGTAGTGCTATGCGCCGGGACAGGCTGTCGTGCTGCCGGTGCCGAAGAGGTGGTGGATGCTTTTAGGGAAGAGATCAAGCAGCAGGGTTTGGGGGATAAGGTAGAGGTAAAGGCGACCGGCTGCCACGGTTTTTGCGAAAGGGGGCCACTGGTGGTCCTGCGACCAAAAAAGATTTTCTATCAGCAAATAACCAAAGAAGATATCCCGGAGATCGTTTCCGAAAGCCTGGTCAATGATAACATAGTGGAGAGGTTGCTTTATACTGACCCGGCAACAGGTAAGAAGATAGTATATGAAGATGATGTGCCCTTCTATAAGAAACAAACGCGGATCCTTCTCGGAGCCAATGGAGAGATCGACCCCACCGAAATCGATGATTACATCGCTATCGGCGGTTATTCCGCTCTGGCTAAGGCCCTTTTCCAGATGTCCCCGGAGGAGATTATCGAGGAGGTAAAACAGTCGGGCCTGCGGGGGCGGGGGGGTGCAGGGTTCCCCACCTACAGAAAGTGGGAATCCTGCCGCCACGCCAGAGGTGCTATCAAATACGTCATCTGCAATGCCGATGAGGGAGACCCCGGTGCTTATCAGGACAGGAGCCTCCTTGAAGGAAATCCCCACAGTGTTCTGGAGGGGATGATCATCGGTGCCTATGCCATAGGCTCCCATGAAGGCTACATCTATGTCCGCAATGAATATCCCCTGGCAGTAAGACATATCGAAAGAGCGATCGAGCAGGCAGCAGAGTATGGATTGCTGGGTGAAAACATCCTCGGGTCCGGCTTCGATTTCAGCGTAAGCATAAATAGGGGCGGGGGGGCCTTTGTCTGCGGGGAATCGACGGCGCTAATGGCTTCACTCGAGGGTAAGATAGGAGAGCCAAGAGCAAAGTACATTCATACCGTGGATAAGGGCTTATGGGATAGGCCAAGCAATCTCAATAATGTCAAGACCTGGGCCAGCGTTCCCCTGATAATAAATAAGGGTGCCGATTGGTACTCCCAAATGGGAACGGAGGGGACCAAAGGCACCATGATATTCTCACTGGTAGGAAAGGTAAATAACACCGGCTTGATAGAGGTCCCCATGGGAACAACCTTGAGGGAAATAATCTACGATATCGGTGGAGGAATCCCCGGGGGGAAGAAATTCAAGGCAGTGCAAACCGGGGGACCTTCGGGGGGCTGCATCCCTGAGGGGCTTCTCCATCTACCGGTAGATTTCGATGCGCTGACCAAAGCCGGGTCGATGATGGGTTCCGGCGGGATGATAGTAATGGATGAGGACACCTGTATGGTAGATATAGCCAGGTATTTCCTAACCTTCCTTGAAGAGGAATCCTGTGGCAAGTGTGTACCCTGTCGAGAAGGGATAAAGCGAATGGGACAGATACTAACCGGCATCACTCAGGGAAAGGGAAAGGAAGGGGATATCGAGATACTGGAGGATCTAGCCGGTGTCCTCCGTGATGGTTCTCTTTGCACTTTAGGAACAACAGCGGCCAACCCTGTCCTGACCACTCTTCGTCACTTCAGAGATGAATATGAGGCACACATCAAGGAAAAGAGATGTCCTGCTGCCGTTTGCCAGGAGCTGATCCAGTATTCCATTATCGAGGAGAAGTGTCCTGGATGTGCTCTGTGTGTAAAGGCCTGTCCAGAGCAAGCGATAACCCTGGTAGCGAAAAAGCAGCCGGTAATCCTGGATCAGAGCAAGTGCATTAAATGTGGAGCATGCTACGATGTCTGCAAGCTCGGGGCAGTGGCAAAGCGGTAA
- a CDS encoding NAD(P)H-dependent oxidoreductase subunit E, with amino-acid sequence MNIDLGKIDSIIEPYKGRQGLLISLLQDIQAECNYLPQEALIKVSQALELPLSQVFSVATFFKAFSLEPRGRHIIMVCLGTACHVRGGERLAQKLERDLGIKPGETSPDFSFTLEAVNCLGCCALGPVVVIDSKYESKVDSAKLDKILKRYQSEANEG; translated from the coding sequence ATGAACATCGATCTGGGTAAAATCGACTCCATAATAGAGCCCTACAAAGGCAGGCAGGGTTTGCTGATCTCTCTATTGCAGGATATCCAGGCCGAATGCAACTATCTGCCTCAGGAAGCGCTGATTAAGGTCAGCCAGGCCTTAGAGCTCCCCCTTAGCCAGGTATTCAGCGTGGCCACCTTTTTTAAGGCTTTCAGTCTGGAGCCTAGAGGACGTCATATAATCATGGTCTGCCTGGGCACTGCTTGCCACGTAAGGGGTGGGGAGAGGCTGGCACAAAAACTGGAGAGAGATTTAGGCATAAAGCCTGGTGAGACTTCGCCGGACTTCAGCTTCACGCTGGAAGCGGTGAATTGTTTGGGGTGTTGCGCTTTAGGTCCGGTTGTGGTTATCGATAGCAAATATGAGAGCAAGGTGGACTCTGCCAAGCTCGATAAAATATTGAAAAGGTATCAATCAGAGGCTAACGAGGGCTAA
- a CDS encoding hydrogenase iron-sulfur subunit — protein sequence MAIEYQPKIVGFLCNWCSYAGADLAGTSRICYPPNIRIIRVPCSGRVDPLLVVKSFQQGADGVLIAGCHPGDCHYTEGNYYARRRLALLRTFLEYIGIEKERYRVEWVSASEGKKWAQVVSSFTDELHKLGPREMTLVKGTG from the coding sequence ATGGCAATAGAATATCAACCCAAGATAGTCGGTTTCCTGTGTAACTGGTGCAGCTACGCCGGTGCCGACCTGGCTGGCACCAGCCGCATCTGCTACCCCCCGAATATCCGCATTATCCGCGTGCCCTGCTCGGGGAGGGTCGATCCCCTGCTAGTGGTTAAAAGCTTCCAGCAGGGGGCCGATGGTGTCCTGATCGCTGGCTGCCATCCCGGCGACTGCCACTACACTGAAGGTAACTACTATGCTCGCCGCCGCCTTGCTCTGCTTCGCACTTTCCTGGAGTACATAGGCATTGAAAAGGAAAGGTATCGAGTGGAGTGGGTGTCTGCCTCCGAGGGGAAGAAATGGGCCCAGGTGGTTTCCTCATTTACCGATGAACTCCATAAGCTGGGACCAAGGGAAATGACCTTGGTTAAAGGAACCGGGTGA